AGTCAGCGGCCTTACCCGAACTCACCTTTGCAATCCGCTCCGTTAATGGTTGCAGCTTGTCCGAGGCATCTTTCAGATCATCAGCACACGCACTGCCTGCCGTAACACCCAGTACGCAGAGTACACCCAGCATCTGACGTTTCATGCGGTACCCCCTTTGAGATCATCGGCTTGCACTTCACAAGCCCGTGCTACCCTATACACCCGGAACCACGCCGGGTCAAACCGGCGGGTCTGAATTCTGCCGGGCACCGGACAAAAAAAAGCCCGGCGGCTGTAACCGTCGGGCTTTCAAAAGCAGGTGTGGTGCTGATATCAGGAAGGATAAACCGAAACCTTCTTGCGATCACGCCCCAAACGCTCAAACTTGACGACCCCTTCAATCAGGGCGAACAGGGTGTAATCCTTGCCGCAACCCACATTGTTACCGGGGTGGATCTGGGTACCACGTTGACGATAGATGATGTTACCGGCCTTGACCAGCTCACCACCGAATTTTTTGCAGCCAAGCCGCTGGCCGTCTGAATCTCGACCGTTCCTGGAACTGCCGACGCCTTTTTTATGTGCCATGGTTCTCTCTCCTCAGAAAATAAGTCGTAAGCGCTTAGGCGCTGATCTTTTCAATCTTCAGTACCGTGTGGTACTGGCGGTGACCGATCAGCTTACGGCTGTTCTTGCGGCGCTTTGACTTGAAGACCAGAATCTTCTTGTCACGGCCCTGTACAGCAACCTTGGCAGTTACTGATGCGCCAGCCACAAGTGGAGCTCCGACCTTAACGGCGTCGCCGCCGATCATCAGCACCTCGCCAAACTCAATCGTGTCGCCCACGATGTTGTCCAGCTTCTCAACCTTCAGGAAATCGCCTTCAGCGACTTTGTATTGCTTGCCACCTGTCTTGATCACTGCGTACATGGTTGGTACCACCTCTTCGTTTTTTACAGAGTTGTGGACTATAGTTAAAGCGGTCCACGACGTCAAGCACTTTTTCTGATGGACAAATAAAAAACCGGAATGGCCTGCAACTACGAGCAGCTACAGCTCTGCTGATCTTTATGGTACGAAAGCCGCACCCCGCACTTCTGGCACCGCCAGAAGAGGCCACCTCAGCCGGGCAGCAGGATCATCTTGCCGTTACATTCCGGACAGTCTTTTTCATTTTGCATCTGCGACTCCTTTTCCAAGTATAAAAGCTATGCAACCGTCACGCAAACACTGCCCACTCCGGCAATACCGGCTTCCATCCGGTCTCCGGCCTGTACCCGGCCAACCCCGGCCGGTGTACCGGTCAGGATCACGTCCCCTTCTTCCAGAGTAAAAATACTGGACAGATAGCTGATGATCCTGGCCACGCTGTTGATCATCAGTCCGGTTGAGCCGTTCTGGCGCTGCTCACCATTCAAGCAAAGACAGATGGTAAGATTCTGGGGATCTGTCACCTTGTCTGCCGGTACAAAATCAGATAACGGGCAGGAGGTATCAAAGCCTTTGGCTATCTCCCAGGGCAGCCCCTTTTTCTTCAGGTTGTCCTGCACGTCACGCAGGGTCATATCGATTGCCACACCGTAGCCGGCCACATGGGCAAGTGCATCTGCCTCGGCGATATCCTTACCTTCTACACCGATCAGCACAGCCAGTTCTGCCTCATAGTGGCAGTCACTGCTGTAAGCCGGGATCACCACTGACTCACCGCTGTTGATTATCGCCGTGGCCGGCTTCATGAACACCACCGGCGCAGACGGGGCTTCATTGCCCAGCTCTTTGATATGATCCACATAGTTACGACCAATACAGAGGATCTTGCCGACAATAAATTCGTTGTCTGTTGCAGGAATGGATACGGTTTTCATAGTATGATCCTTTGCGTGACTTACATATTTTCTACTACCCTACACAAGCACCCATGACCGTTCTACTATCTGTCTAAACTCAGCGCTGGTTGTCGCCCAATCCACAACATCCACCCGGAACGGCAGGTTTGATTCGGCAAAGGCATCTTTTAAGTCGGCCAATTGGCGAAAGTCCAGCGGAACATCTCCCATAACCACCAGATCAAGGTCTGAAAATGGTTTGGCTGTACCGTTAACACGGGAACCAAAGACGCGGACGGTGCGTTCGGGGATCTGTAGCTGGAGGATCTGACGAACCTCGGCCAGTTGATCTGGTGTCAGGTCAAGCATGCCGGGCTTTAAGACGGGTCAGCAGCTCTGCAGCATCCATTGCAAATGACGGAAGTACGCCAAAGACCTCACGAGCCTTATCCTGGTCATAGGTATGGGAGGTTATGTTGCGTTTGTCGCGGTAATCAAACCAGCGCTGCGGATCTGCGATCAGTCCCCGCTCTGCCCCAACCCGGATCAACTCTTTAAACGGCAGGTGGTCCAGCTCTTCACTGGATGGAAGTTCCTGTTCCAATTGACGTTTCAGCATCCTGTAGGCCAACTCATAGGTATATTCAAAACGCTGGATACAGGCATCGCGGATGTCTTCATCATCCGGCACGGTGCGGCTGCGCTCCAGTACCCGCTGCAGCGAGGCAAGTGCCTTTTCATAAGAACTAAAATCAAGGTGCATAGGTTTTCCCTGTTAATCCTGCAGCAGGCTTTCTCCGGTCATTTCCTTGGGTTGCGGCAGATTCAACAGTTTGAGCATAGTGGGGGCGATGTCGGCCAGCTTGCCCCCCTCTTTTAATACCGTACCCTTGCGGCTGTCATCCACCAGGATAAGCCAGACCGGATTACAGGTGTGGGCCGTGTACGGTTCACCGTTTTCATCCGCCATCTGCTCGGCATTGCCATGATCAGCGGTAATCAGCACGGTGCCACCCAGTTGACGGACCTTTTCCACCACCTTGCCCGCACAACTGTCCACCGCCTCTACGGCTTGGATGGCTGCCGGCAGAATACCGGTGTGGCCAACCATGTCGCAGTTGGCAAAATTAAGGATAATCACATCATAGAGATCCTGATCCAGCCGCTTAACCAGCTCATCAGCCACCAGATAAGCACTCATCTCCGGTTTCTGGTCATAGGTGGCCACTTCTTTGGGGGAAGGGACCAGGACGCGATCCTCATTGCTGAACGGGGCCTCGACACCACCGTTAAAGAAGAAGGTGACGTGGGCATATTTTTCGGTCTCGGCGATCCGCAACTGCTTCAGACCGGCCTCTGCCAGTACGCCACCCAGCAGGTTGGTCAACTCTTGCTGGACATAGGCGATCGGCAGGCCAAAGGTGGCATCATACTCGGTCATGCAGACATATCCGGAGAGCTTCGGTACCCGCTGGCGCTGGAAACCATCAAAATCCTTAAAGGTCAGGCTACGGGTGATCTCACGGGCACGGTCTGAACGAAAGTTGAAGAAGATGATACCGTCACCGTCATTGACGGTACCGAGCGGTGCCGCATCAGCACAGATCACACAGGGCAGCACAAATTCATCATGTACGCCAGCCCCGTAGCTGGACTGGATCGCCTCTGCTGATGAGGCGTGACACTCTCCCTGCCCCAGCACCAGAGCATTGTAGGCCTTTTCAACCCGTTCCCAGCGGTTGTCCCGGTCCATGGCATAGTAGCGTCCCATCACCGTGGCAACCCTGCCGCAGCCGATCCTGGCCAGCTCGGCCTCAAGCTCTTCAAGGTAGCCGGCGCCGCTCTGGGGGGGGGTATCACGTCCGTCCAGCAGGCAGTGGATGAATACGTCCGTCAGCCCCTGCTGCCTGGCCAGTTCAACCAGGGCATAGAGATGGCTGTTGTGGGAGTGGACGCCACCATCGGACAACAGCCCTGCCAGGTGCAGACGGCCGCCACTGGCCCTGACCTTGGCAATGCAGTCCAGCAACACCGGATTGGTGAAAAAATCGCCATCCTGAATTGACTTGGTGATGCGGGTAAAATCCTGATAGACGATCCGGCCGGCGCCCAGGTTAAGGTGCCCTACTTCGGAGTTGCCCATCTGGCCTTCCGGCAATCCCACTGCCATACCGGATGTCTTGATCTGCACATGGGGGAACTCTTGCAGGTAGCCGGCCAGATTGGGGGCCTTGGCCAGGGCAACAGCATTGCTGTCAGGACAGGGATTAATGCCCCAGCCATCCAGGATCATCAGCATCAGAGGTTTTTTCATCCGCTCAACTCCTTCTTAAAAACGAGGGCCCATGGGTGAACCACTGCTGCCAGCGGCCTTTTTCTTTGAATTATCACTCTGTTCAATTACCACCTGATCACCTTCCTTCAGGCTGCCCTCAACAAGCTCGACAAAGCTGGAATCACCAAGGCCGGTGGTAACCGTTACCGCTACCGGCTGGCCATCCTTCAACAGATAGACCTTCTGCTGTGCTCCACCAGGCTTCCCTTTGCCGCTCCCTGCCGGTCTTTGGCCCGTTTTGGCCGCCTTCTTATCCGCGTCTGACTTGGGGCGGAAGCGCAGTGCTGCAGCGGGCAGCTTCAGGACACCGTCACGGCGGCCGGTCTCAATCGAGACATTGGCGGTCATGCCGGGCTTAAGATGCAGGTCTTTGTTATCCACCTGCACCACCACAATGTAGGTGACCACATTCTGGACGGTAATCGGGGCAGAGCGGACCTGGGTAACCCGCCCCTTGAAGCTGCGGTCAGGGTAGGCGTCAACCGTAAAGGTAACGGCTTGGTCCAGGCGGGTACGGCTGATATCAGCCTCATCCACGCTGGTTTCAATCTGCATCTTGGTCAGATCCCGGGCAATGGAGAACAGGGTCGGTGTCTGAAACGAGGCAGCCACGGTCTGGCCCACATCAATACTGCGTGAAATAACAATGCCATCCACCGGAGAACGGATTACCGAGTTTTTCAGATTGGTCTCAGCCTGCATCAGGGTGCCGCGGTACTGGGTTACTCCGGCCTCAGCCGATTTGATCCCTGCCAGGGCTGAATCATAGGCAGTCTGGGAGGCATCAAAATCGCTCTGGGCCACAATCCCCTGACTGATCAGCTGCCTGTTCCGCTCAAGGGTCCGTTTTGCATCGGCCAGGGTGACCTTTGCCTTCTGCAGGTTGGCCTGGGCATTCAGAAAATTGCCCCTGGCCTGCTCAACCTGGGCCAGAAAGAGGGCCGGATCAATCTCGGCAATCACCTGTCCCTGTTTCACCCTTGAATTGTAGTCAACCAGCAGTTTTTGAATGGTACCGGAGACCTGGGAGCCGACCTGCACCGTGGTGACCGGATTCACGGTACCGGTGGCTGATATGGTGGCAACAACGCTCCCTTTTTCAAGCGGGACCGTCTTGTAGCTAACCTTGGGGGCACGTCCGAAAAAGAACCAGACTCCAGCAGCAATGGTAATAATCAATATGGCGACGATGATGATATATTTTTTCATGATTCAGCAGATTACGCACAAAAAAACCCCGTGTCAACCGACACGGGGTTCGTTGTTGTCTGCCCGCCGACAGGTTATCGGCAGGCTAGCTTCGGCACCCTTCCTTGCAGTGGGATACCGGACGGATTCTAAAGTGTGCAGTCCACATGACAGGATTCTCCTTTCGGGCGGAGTTAACTGATGTACAAAAATAATAATAACCGCTACTGCAAAAGTCAATCACCCAGACAGAATTTAATTTAATTGGGTGATTGGCAGGGGTAGCAGGATTCGAACCTGTACACTTGACGATTAAAATCGCCCGCTCCGGCAATCTGGTGTTACCAGTCCATCGGCCCTTTAGCCGCTACCCACGAAATGCCTGCACATATTTAATTCATTCATTTTATCAATTTTATGCGCTGTGTCTGAGCCAGATGCCGAATCGCCTGCTCACCGGCAACCCCTTCAGTTCTATCCTCGTACGGCTTTTGCTTGAAACAGACCGTGGCCGACGTTATAACTGTTCCGAACGACAAACAAAACGAGGTGCCCTGATGTCCTTCCGTACCATAGAATGGCGCGACGACGCCGTGATCATGATTGACCAGACCCGCCTGCCGATGGAAGAGGTCTACCAGCGCTACACTGATTTTAATGCCGTGGCAGAGGCGATCAGGGGGATGGTGGTGCGAGGCGCACCTGCCATTGGCGTGGCTGCTGCCATGGGGGTTGCTCTGGGGGCACGGGAGATCATTGCCGACACCCAGGAATCGTTCTTCCGGCAGCTGGAAAATGTCTGCGACGTGATGGCACGCACCCGGCCCACGGCAGTCAACCTGTTCTGGGCGATTGAGCGGATGAAACAGAAGGCACTGTCTCTCAAAGGCAACCCGCTGGAAACGATCCGGACCGGACTGAAGGAAGAGGCAATCCGGATTGAGGCAGAAGACCTGGCCATCTGCAAAAACATCGGCAGACACGGCGCAGACCTGATCCCGGAGGGGGCAACCATCCTGACCCACTGTAATGCCGGCGGCCTGGCAACCGCAGGCTACGGCACCGCCCTGGGGGTAATCCGGGCTGCCCATGAGGCAGGCAAAAGGATTCAGGTCTTTTCCGATGAGACCCGCCCCTGGCTGCAGGGGGCCCGCCTGACCACCTGGGAGCTGATGAAGGACAGCATCCCGGTGACCCTGATCTCGGACAACATGGCCGGTTTTTTCATGTCGCGGGGGGAGATCACCTGCTGCGTGGTTGGCGCGGACCGGATTGCCGCCAACGGCGATACAGCCAACAAGATCGGCACCTTCAGCGTGGCGGTACTGGCCAGAGAACATGGCATCCCCTTCTATGTGGCGGCGCCGGTCTCCACCCTTGACCTGTCCCTGGCAGACGGCTCCAGGATCCCGATTGAAGAGCGCCCCAGCACTGAAGTCACCCATATCCGCGGTCTGCCGATTGCGCCGGAGGGGGTCAAGGTACGCAACCCTTCCTTTGACGTAACACCGGCAAAGTACATTACCGCCATCATCACCGAGTACGGCGTGGCCCGGGGTAACTATACACAGGAGCTGGCAGCCCTGGCTGCGGTCTGATATGCCCGGCACCCGCTTTGACCATCGTTTTTCCTGGATCATGTCAATGGAGGATGAACCGTCCCGTGATCAGGAACTGATCCGGCTGCTGGAGCAGTCGGGCTTTGCCTATGGTACCCGTTCGGCAACCAACCTGTTGCTGATGGCCGGTTCTTTTTCCGTCGAACCGCTGTTGAAGATCGCCCTGGCAGCACTGCATACCCCGTCGCCGGACATGGCCCTGAACGGTTTTGAACGCCTGGCCGGGATACTGGACCGCTCTCACCTGGACACTGTGCTTGCCAGCCGCAAGCGGCTGGGCCAGTGCATGTTCCTGTGCGGAGCGTCACCCTTCCTGACCAACCTGATCTTCAAGGAACCGGTCTTTTTCTCCCGCCTCTTTGCCGACAATGAGCTGGAGCAGTCACGGACCAGGGCGGAACTGCTGGCAGCCCTGCGCCGAAACACCCCTGACAACGAAGGACTACCGGGCTTGATGAAGGTGCTGCGCAGTTTCAAACGGTTTGAGATCCTGCGGATTGCCGCCCGCGACCTGAACGGTCTGGCGCCGCTGGAAGAGGTGACCAGAGAGTTGTCAGATCTGGCCTCGGCGACACTGCAGGTTGCCTACGAGACCTGCCATCGCCTGCTGGTTCAGGAGTACGGCATACCGCTCAAGGAGACCTCTGACGGCCTTCGCCCGACCGTCATGACCATCCTGGGCATGGGCAAGTTTGGCGGACGGGAACTGAACTTCTCTTCCGATATTGACATCATCTTCTTTTACGAAACCGACAAGGGAGAAACCGCCGGGATTGACGATGGCCGTGGCGGACGCAAGGGCGTGATCTCGCTGCACACCTTCTTCAACAAACTGGCGGAGCTGGTCACCAGGGCCATGAATCAGGTCACGGAAGACGGCTTTGTCTTCCGGGTTGACGTGGGGCTGCGGCCGGAAGGGAAGTCCGGTGACATGGCCGTATCACTGCGTTCCGCCGAGATCTACTACGAATCCTGGGGGCAGTCCTGGGAGCGGACCGCCATGCTTAAGGCCCGCCCGGTGGCCGGTTCCCGGGAGCTTGGCGAGCAGTTGCTGCAGACCCTGATCCCCTTTGTCTATCGCAAATACCTCGACTATACCCTGATTGAGGATATGAAGCTGATGAAGCAGAAGATTGACGCCTCTCTGACCCGCAGCCGCGAAGGAGAGATCAATCTGAAGCTGGGCAGAGGGGGGATTCGGGAGATCGAGTTCTTTATCCAGGCCCTGCAACTGGTCTACGCCGGCAAGATGCCACGGCTCCGTGAGCGCAACTCACTGATTGCGCTCGATCTTCTGGCAGAAGCCAAACTGATCAGTGATGACGACCGGCAGCAGTTGAGCGAGGCCTACCGTTTTCTGCGCACGGTCGAGCACCGCATTCAGGTGGTGCAGGAGCGTCAGACCCACAGTCTGCCAATCAAAGAAGATGAGTTACTGGCCCTGGCCCGCCGCAGCGGTTTCCTGCGGGATAACGGCCTGCAACGCTTTAAAGAAACCCTGGAACAGCATCGCCAGCGGGTTGCCGCCATCTACGGCAGCCTGTTCCACAGCCGCGATGAACAGCTGCAGCAACAACAGGTCAAACCGGAAATTCTCTATCTGCTGGATACCAAGGCCGAGCCTGATCTGGTCAAGGATATGCTGGCCGAGCGCCGGCTTGAGGATCCGGACCGGGCTTTTGAAAACCTGGCAATGCTGCGCAGCGGACCGATCAGGGGCAATATCACCGAACGCAACCGCCGTATCCATGCCCAGATCGCCCCGCCATTCCTGCAGGCCCTGCTTGAAGCAGCTGACCCGGATATGGCCCTGACACATGCCGAACGTTTTTTAACGGTGATCAGCGGCAGATCATCCTGCTACGCCCTGCTGGCTGAAAACCATGATGCCCTGCGTCTGCTGGCCACCCTGTTCGGAACCTCGGCCTTCCTGTCCAAGATCCTGATCGGCCATCCTGAACTGCTGGAATCAATGGTGGCCCACACCTATGCCTCCATGGTCAAACCGCGGGAGGTCATGGATGAAGAACTTTCCAGCCTGCTGTTGCAGGCGGAGGATTTCGAGGAACGGCTGGATGTCTTGCGACGCTACCGCAATGAAGAGTTTCTGCGAATCGGCCTGAATGATATCCATGGCCACTTGGGACAGGGAGCGATTGCCTCCCAGCTTTCCTGTCTGGCAGAAGTCTGCCTGGAAGAGGCCTACCGGCTGGCCACCACCGAACTGGCCCGTTTCGGACGCCCCTGCTATCAGGACCAGGGCCAGCTCCACAGCGCAAGTCTGGCGATTATCGGCATGGGCAAACTGGGCGGTGAAGAGTTGAATTATCACTCAGATCTGGATATCATTTTTATTTACGACCATCAGGGGACCACCGACGGTGAAAAACAGATCAGCAATCACGAATATTTTGCCAAGCTGGCCCAGAAGCTGATCTCGATCCTCTCCACTGCCACCCGCGAAGGCTACGTCTACAAACTGGACACCCGGCTGCGCCCCTCCGGCAATGCCGGTCCGCTGGTCACCTCGCTGGAGTCATTCCTCTGCTATCATCGTACCGAGGCCCAGATCTGGGAACGCCAGGCCATGGCCAAGGCACGGGTGGTGATCGGTGAACCGACCTTGCGCTCAAGCATTGACGCCGTTATCCGTCAGACCGTCTACGGCGCGTCACTGGGCGATGAAGGACGCCAGGAGATCCACCGCCTGCGGATGCGGATGGAGAACGAGATCGCCAAAGAGACCGCCGGTTCTTACAACATCAAGACCGGCCGTGGCGGTATGGTGGATGTTGAGTTCATCGCTCAGTACCTGCAACTGCGCTACGGCCAGCACTACCCCGAGCTGCGCACCCAGAACACGGTAGTGGCGCTCAAAGAGGTCCAGACCCTGGGCATTATTACCGGACAACAGGCTGACACCCTGATTGCCGGTTACAAATTCCTGCGTAAGCTTGAAAACCGCTTGCGCCTGTTGCACGACCATTCCATCAACGACCTGGCCGGAGACCAGCACTACCTGGACAAACTGGCACGGCGGCTGGCCTATGACCCGCGTCTGCGGCACCCCGGCGAGGCCCTTCTGAAGGATTATGAAGCCACCACCGAAGCGATCCGCGATGTTTATGAGCGGATTCTGGGGGAGCTGGCTGAAGAACATGTTACCGAGGAGAAAGACCTATGACCATTGCAGAACAGGTTGCCACCATTGCAAAGAATGCCCGCCAGGCCTCCATCGCCCTGGCACGGCTTTCCACTACCGTCAAGAATGAGATGCTGCTCAAGATGGCTGATGCCCTTGAGGCCGGCACTACCGGCCTGATGTGCGAGAATGCCAAAGACCTGGCAGCAGGCAAGGAGAAGGGACTGTCCGATGCCATGCTGGACCGCCTGATGCTGGATGCCAAGCGGATCAAAGGGATGGCTGACGCCCTGAGGGAAGTAGCTTCCTTAGCCGATCCCGTCGGAGAAGTCACCCGAATGTGGAAGCGACCCAACGGCCTGATGGTGGGCAAGATGCGGATCCCACTGGGGGTAATCGGGATTGTCTATGAATCCCGTCCCAACGTGACCGCCGATGCAGCGGCGCTCTGCCTCAAGTCCGGCAATGCCGTGGTGCTGCGGGGCGGCTCCGAGGCTATCCACTCCAACCGGGCCATTGCCGCCACTCTGCAGGGGGTGATGAAGGAGCTGGGGATCCCCGAGGCGGCCCTGTCGCTGATCCCGTTCACTGAGCGTGAAGGGGTGCTGGAGATGTTGAAACAGGAGGAGCTGATTGACCTGATCATTCCCCGCGGCGGTGAAAGCCTGATTCGCTTTGTGGTTGAAAATTCTCGCATTCCGGTCATCAAGCATTACAAGGGGGTCTGCCACCTGTTTGTGGATGCCTCGGCTGATTTTGAGATGGCCACCCGGATCATCATCAACGCCAAGACCCAGCGCCCCGGCGTCTGCAACGCCCTGGAAACACTCTTGATTCACAAAGATGTGGCGGCCACCTTCATTCCGCCCTTTGCCAAGTCCCTTGGTGAGCTGCAGGTTGAACTGCGGGGAGATGAGGAGTTTCGGAAGTATGCACCAGCGGCAAAGGTCGCCACTGAAGAGGATTGGGCTGCCGAGTATCTTGAGCTGATCCTGGCCTGCAAGGTAGTGGACGATATGGATGCGGCCATTGACCATATCAATCAGTACGGCTCACTGCACAGCGAGGTGATTGTGACTCGTGATTATGCCAATGCCCAGCGTTTTATCCGCGAGGTCAACTCCTCCTGCGTGCTGGTCAACGCCTCCACCCGTTTTAACGACGGCGGCCAGCTGGGGTTGGGGGCCGAGATCGGCATCTCCACCACCAAGCTGCATTCTTTTGGTCCGATGGGGCTGGAGGATCTGACCACCACCAAGTTTATTGTGTACGGGGACGGACAGGTCAGGGCCTAAACCAGAAAAGGTCATCAGCCGCAAAAGAACGCAAAGAAACGAAAGAAAAACGTACGGTTAAAAATATTGACCCAAACACTATGCAGAGCGGATTTAGGCCGCTTCGAACAGGTTGAAGTTCTTTGTGATCCTTGCACTCTTTAGCGGCCAGCGGTTTGTCAGTTTAACTGTTCCGCAATCTTATCCGCCACCCGCACCCCATCCAGGGCTGCCGACATGATCCCCCCCGCATAACCGGCCCCTTCGCCGCAGGGATATAGTCCCTGCAGCGTGGGGGACTGGCAATCTTCATTCCGCAGAAGGCGCAACGGGGCCGAGGTGCGGGTCTCCACTCCGGTTAAGGTTGCTTCCCGCGTCACAAACCCCTTCATCTTACGCTCAAATGAGACAATCCCCTCCCGCAGGGTAGTCGCCACATACTCCGGCAGCAGGGTTGCCAGATCAGCCTCTACCACTCCGGGACGGTAACTTGAGCAATATCCTCCGGTGCCCTGACCGATAAAGGCCAGCAGGTTCTGGGCCGGGGCATGGTAGTTGCTGCCACCTGCCACAAAGGCTGCGCGTTCCCACTGTTGTTGAAAACGGACCCCGGCCAGCGGGTCTTTACCGTCAAAATCCTCCGGCCTGACATTGACCACTAAAGCACTGTTGGCACGACCGGAATCCCGTCCCAGGTTGCTCATACCGTTGACTGCTACCATCTCTGCCTCTGAAGAACTGGCAACCAGCAGGCCGCCCGGGCACATGCAGAAGGAGTAACAGCTGCGTCGGGTCAGGTCGTTATTGTAGGTCAGGGCATAGTCGGCCCTGGGCAGGGCCGGGTGGGGCTTGCCATACTGAATCCGGTCGATCAGCTCCTGGGGATGCTCTACCCGCAGGCCGATGGCAAACGGCTTGGGCTCCATCACCAGCTTCTGGCGGGACAGCATGGCATAGGTATCTCTGGCACTGTGGCCAACGGCCAGCACCAGATGTCTGCAGGCAAGCTCATCCCTCTGGTTGCTGCGTACGGCTCTGAGCTGGCCGTTGCTGCAGACCAGCCCGGTCAGGCAGGTGGAAAAACGCAGATCAGCGCCGTTTTCCAGCAGACCGGCTCGCAGGGCGGACACGACACGACGCAGCCGGTCCGTGCCGACG
Above is a window of Trichlorobacter lovleyi SZ DNA encoding:
- a CDS encoding NAD(P)/FAD-dependent oxidoreductase yields the protein MPFLLRNLTLQPGEDEGRLAVLAARCFGLTAAALLQFRILRKGIDARKKPRVLLVYTVSFSVADETGFWKMHRGMPNLEQLQVETPQLFSRRNSTEPVVIIGMGPAGLFCALRLAAYGIAVTILERGKPVEERVKDVARFWRDGQLDTESNVQFGEGGAGTFSDGKLTCRLRDPNTGWVLDQLIRFGAPPEIRYQAKPHVGTDRLRRVVSALRAGLLENGADLRFSTCLTGLVCSNGQLRAVRSNQRDELACRHLVLAVGHSARDTYAMLSRQKLVMEPKPFAIGLRVEHPQELIDRIQYGKPHPALPRADYALTYNNDLTRRSCYSFCMCPGGLLVASSSEAEMVAVNGMSNLGRDSGRANSALVVNVRPEDFDGKDPLAGVRFQQQWERAAFVAGGSNYHAPAQNLLAFIGQGTGGYCSSYRPGVVEADLATLLPEYVATTLREGIVSFERKMKGFVTREATLTGVETRTSAPLRLLRNEDCQSPTLQGLYPCGEGAGYAGGIMSAALDGVRVADKIAEQLN
- the glnE gene encoding bifunctional [glutamate--ammonia ligase]-adenylyl-L-tyrosine phosphorylase/[glutamate--ammonia-ligase] adenylyltransferase; this translates as MPGTRFDHRFSWIMSMEDEPSRDQELIRLLEQSGFAYGTRSATNLLLMAGSFSVEPLLKIALAALHTPSPDMALNGFERLAGILDRSHLDTVLASRKRLGQCMFLCGASPFLTNLIFKEPVFFSRLFADNELEQSRTRAELLAALRRNTPDNEGLPGLMKVLRSFKRFEILRIAARDLNGLAPLEEVTRELSDLASATLQVAYETCHRLLVQEYGIPLKETSDGLRPTVMTILGMGKFGGRELNFSSDIDIIFFYETDKGETAGIDDGRGGRKGVISLHTFFNKLAELVTRAMNQVTEDGFVFRVDVGLRPEGKSGDMAVSLRSAEIYYESWGQSWERTAMLKARPVAGSRELGEQLLQTLIPFVYRKYLDYTLIEDMKLMKQKIDASLTRSREGEINLKLGRGGIREIEFFIQALQLVYAGKMPRLRERNSLIALDLLAEAKLISDDDRQQLSEAYRFLRTVEHRIQVVQERQTHSLPIKEDELLALARRSGFLRDNGLQRFKETLEQHRQRVAAIYGSLFHSRDEQLQQQQVKPEILYLLDTKAEPDLVKDMLAERRLEDPDRAFENLAMLRSGPIRGNITERNRRIHAQIAPPFLQALLEAADPDMALTHAERFLTVISGRSSCYALLAENHDALRLLATLFGTSAFLSKILIGHPELLESMVAHTYASMVKPREVMDEELSSLLLQAEDFEERLDVLRRYRNEEFLRIGLNDIHGHLGQGAIASQLSCLAEVCLEEAYRLATTELARFGRPCYQDQGQLHSASLAIIGMGKLGGEELNYHSDLDIIFIYDHQGTTDGEKQISNHEYFAKLAQKLISILSTATREGYVYKLDTRLRPSGNAGPLVTSLESFLCYHRTEAQIWERQAMAKARVVIGEPTLRSSIDAVIRQTVYGASLGDEGRQEIHRLRMRMENEIAKETAGSYNIKTGRGGMVDVEFIAQYLQLRYGQHYPELRTQNTVVALKEVQTLGIITGQQADTLIAGYKFLRKLENRLRLLHDHSINDLAGDQHYLDKLARRLAYDPRLRHPGEALLKDYEATTEAIRDVYERILGELAEEHVTEEKDL
- a CDS encoding glutamate-5-semialdehyde dehydrogenase: MTIAEQVATIAKNARQASIALARLSTTVKNEMLLKMADALEAGTTGLMCENAKDLAAGKEKGLSDAMLDRLMLDAKRIKGMADALREVASLADPVGEVTRMWKRPNGLMVGKMRIPLGVIGIVYESRPNVTADAAALCLKSGNAVVLRGGSEAIHSNRAIAATLQGVMKELGIPEAALSLIPFTEREGVLEMLKQEELIDLIIPRGGESLIRFVVENSRIPVIKHYKGVCHLFVDASADFEMATRIIINAKTQRPGVCNALETLLIHKDVAATFIPPFAKSLGELQVELRGDEEFRKYAPAAKVATEEDWAAEYLELILACKVVDDMDAAIDHINQYGSLHSEVIVTRDYANAQRFIREVNSSCVLVNASTRFNDGGQLGLGAEIGISTTKLHSFGPMGLEDLTTTKFIVYGDGQVRA